Proteins encoded together in one Bos indicus isolate NIAB-ARS_2022 breed Sahiwal x Tharparkar chromosome 3, NIAB-ARS_B.indTharparkar_mat_pri_1.0, whole genome shotgun sequence window:
- the PABPC4 gene encoding polyadenylate-binding protein 4 isoform X9: MNAAASSYPMASLYVGDLHSDVTEAMLYEKFSPAGPVLSIRVCRDMITRRSLGYAYVNFQQPADAERALDTMNFDVIKGKPIRIMWSQRDPSLRKSGVGNVFIKNLDKSIDNKALYDTFSAFGNILSCKVVCDENGSKGYAFVHFETQEAADKAIEKMNGMLLNDRKVFVGRFKSRKEREAELGAKAKEFTNVYIKNFGEEVDDENLKELFSQFGKTLSVKVMRDPSGKSKGFGFVSYEKHEDANKAVEEMNGKEITGKVIFVGRAQKKVERQAELKRKFEQLKQERISRYQGVNLYIKNLDDTIDDEKLRKEFSPFGSITSAKVMLEDGRSKGFGFVCFSSPEEATKAVTEMNGRIVGSKPLYVALAQRKEERKAHLTNQYMQRVAGMRALPANAILNQFQPAAGGYFVPAVPQAQGRPPYYTPNQLAQMRPNPRWQQGGRPQGFQGMPSAIRQSGPRPALRHLAPTGNAPASRGLPTTAQRVGSECPDRLAMDFGGAGAAQQGLTDSCQSGGVPTAVQNLAPRAAVAAAPRAVAPYKYASSIRSPHPAIQPLQSAKTEVSSPTARTAASISSFTQ; the protein is encoded by the exons atgaACGCTGCGGCCAGCAGCTACCCCATGGCCTCCCTGTACGTGGGTGACCTGCACTCGGACGTCACCGAGGCCATGCTGTACGAAAAGTTCAGTCCTGCGGGGCCTGTGCTGTCCATCCGGGTCTGCCGCGATATGATCACCCGCCGCTCCCTGGGTTATGCCTACGTCAACTTCCAGCAGCCGGCTGACG CTGAGCGGGCCTTGGACACCATGAACTTTGATGTAATTAAGGGAAAGCCGATCCGGATCATGTGGTCTCAGAGGGACCCGTCTCTGAGAAAATCTGGTGTGGGAAACGTCTTCATCAAGAACCTGGACAAATCTATAGATAACAAGGCACTTTATGATACTTTTTCTGCTTTTGGGAACATTCTGTCCTGCAAG GTGGTGTGTGATGAGAACGGCTCTAAGGGTTATGCCTTTGTCCACTTCGAGACCCAGGAGGCTGCCGACAAGGCCATCGAGAAGATGAACGGCATGCTCCTCAATGACCGCAAAGT GTTTGTGGGCAGATTCAAGTCTCGAAAAGAGCGGGAAGCCGAACTTGGAGCCAAAGCCAAGGAATTCACCAATGTTTACATCAAAAACTTTGGGGAAGAGGTTGATGATGAGAATCTGAAAGAGCTATTTAGCCAGTTTG GTAAGACCCTAAGTGTCAAGGTGATGAGAGATCCCAGTGGGAAATCCAAAGGCTTTGGCTTTGTGAGTTACGAAAAACACGAGGATGCCAATAAG GCTGTGGaagagatgaatggaaaagaaatcacTGGGAAGGTCATTTTCGTTGGCCGTGCACAAAAGAAAGTGGAGCGGCAGGCCGAGTTAAAGCGAAAATTTGAACAGCTGAAGCAGGAGAGGATTAGTCGCTATCAG GGGGTGAATCTCTACATTAAGAACTTGGATGACACCATCGATGACGAGAAGTTAAGGAAAGAGTTTTCTCCTTTTGGGTCAATCACCAGTGCTAAG gtGATGCtggaggatgggagaagcaaagggtTTGGCTTTGTCTGCTTCTCATCCCCTGAAGAGGCAACCAAAGCAGTCACAGAGATGAATGGACGCATCGTGGGCTCCAAGCCACTTTATGTCGCTCTGGcccagagaaaggaggagagaaaggctcACCTGACCAACCAATATATGCAGCGGGTGGCCGGGATGAGGGCACTGCCCGCCAATGCCATCTTAAATCAGTTTCAGCCTGCAGCTGGGGGCTACTTTGTGCCAGCAGTTCCACAG GCTCAGGGAAGACCTCCATATTACACACCTAACCAGTTAGCACAGATGAGGCCTAATCCACGCTGGCAGCAAGGTGGGAGACCTCAAG GCTTCCAAGGAATGCCAAGTGCTATACGCCAGTCTGGGCCTCGTCCAGCTCTTCGCCATCTGGCTCCAACTGGTAATGCTCCGGCCTCTCGCGGCCTCCCTACTACCGCTCAGAGAGTCG GGTCTGAGTGCCCGGACCGCTTGGCTATGGACTTTGGTGGGGCTGGTGCCGCCCAGCAAGGGCTGACTGACAGCTGCCAGTCTGGAG GTGTTCCCACAGCTGTGCAGAACTTAGCGCCTCGTGccgctgttgctgctgctcctcGGGCTGTTGCACCTTACAAATATGCCTCCAGCATCCGCAGTCCTCACCCGGCCATCCAGCCCCTGCAG tCCGCCAAGACTGAAGTCAGTTCCCCGACAGCAAGGACAGCTGCGtccatctcctctttcactcagtAG
- the PABPC4 gene encoding polyadenylate-binding protein 4 isoform X2 produces MNAAASSYPMASLYVGDLHSDVTEAMLYEKFSPAGPVLSIRVCRDMITRRSLGYAYVNFQQPADAERALDTMNFDVIKGKPIRIMWSQRDPSLRKSGVGNVFIKNLDKSIDNKALYDTFSAFGNILSCKVVCDENGSKGYAFVHFETQEAADKAIEKMNGMLLNDRKVFVGRFKSRKEREAELGAKAKEFTNVYIKNFGEEVDDENLKELFSQFGKTLSVKVMRDPSGKSKGFGFVSYEKHEDANKAVEEMNGKEITGKVIFVGRAQKKVERQAELKRKFEQLKQERISRYQGVNLYIKNLDDTIDDEKLRKEFSPFGSITSAKVMLEDGRSKGFGFVCFSSPEEATKAVTEMNGRIVGSKPLYVALAQRKEERKAHLTNQYMQRVAGMRALPANAILNQFQPAAGGYFVPAVPQAQGRPPYYTPNQLAQMRPNPRWQQGFQGMPSAIRQSGPRPALRHLAPTGNAPASRGLPTTAQRVGSECPDRLAMDFGGAGAAQQGLTDSCQSGGVPTAVQNLAPRAAVAAAPRAVAPYKYASSIRSPHPAIQPLQAPQPAVHVQGQEPLTASMLAAAPPQEQKQMLGERLFPLIQTMHSNLAGKITGMLLEIDNSELLHMLESPESLRSKVDEAVAVLQAHHAKKEAAQKVGAVAAATS; encoded by the exons atgaACGCTGCGGCCAGCAGCTACCCCATGGCCTCCCTGTACGTGGGTGACCTGCACTCGGACGTCACCGAGGCCATGCTGTACGAAAAGTTCAGTCCTGCGGGGCCTGTGCTGTCCATCCGGGTCTGCCGCGATATGATCACCCGCCGCTCCCTGGGTTATGCCTACGTCAACTTCCAGCAGCCGGCTGACG CTGAGCGGGCCTTGGACACCATGAACTTTGATGTAATTAAGGGAAAGCCGATCCGGATCATGTGGTCTCAGAGGGACCCGTCTCTGAGAAAATCTGGTGTGGGAAACGTCTTCATCAAGAACCTGGACAAATCTATAGATAACAAGGCACTTTATGATACTTTTTCTGCTTTTGGGAACATTCTGTCCTGCAAG GTGGTGTGTGATGAGAACGGCTCTAAGGGTTATGCCTTTGTCCACTTCGAGACCCAGGAGGCTGCCGACAAGGCCATCGAGAAGATGAACGGCATGCTCCTCAATGACCGCAAAGT GTTTGTGGGCAGATTCAAGTCTCGAAAAGAGCGGGAAGCCGAACTTGGAGCCAAAGCCAAGGAATTCACCAATGTTTACATCAAAAACTTTGGGGAAGAGGTTGATGATGAGAATCTGAAAGAGCTATTTAGCCAGTTTG GTAAGACCCTAAGTGTCAAGGTGATGAGAGATCCCAGTGGGAAATCCAAAGGCTTTGGCTTTGTGAGTTACGAAAAACACGAGGATGCCAATAAG GCTGTGGaagagatgaatggaaaagaaatcacTGGGAAGGTCATTTTCGTTGGCCGTGCACAAAAGAAAGTGGAGCGGCAGGCCGAGTTAAAGCGAAAATTTGAACAGCTGAAGCAGGAGAGGATTAGTCGCTATCAG GGGGTGAATCTCTACATTAAGAACTTGGATGACACCATCGATGACGAGAAGTTAAGGAAAGAGTTTTCTCCTTTTGGGTCAATCACCAGTGCTAAG gtGATGCtggaggatgggagaagcaaagggtTTGGCTTTGTCTGCTTCTCATCCCCTGAAGAGGCAACCAAAGCAGTCACAGAGATGAATGGACGCATCGTGGGCTCCAAGCCACTTTATGTCGCTCTGGcccagagaaaggaggagagaaaggctcACCTGACCAACCAATATATGCAGCGGGTGGCCGGGATGAGGGCACTGCCCGCCAATGCCATCTTAAATCAGTTTCAGCCTGCAGCTGGGGGCTACTTTGTGCCAGCAGTTCCACAG GCTCAGGGAAGACCTCCATATTACACACCTAACCAGTTAGCACAGATGAGGCCTAATCCACGCTGGCAGCAAG GCTTCCAAGGAATGCCAAGTGCTATACGCCAGTCTGGGCCTCGTCCAGCTCTTCGCCATCTGGCTCCAACTGGTAATGCTCCGGCCTCTCGCGGCCTCCCTACTACCGCTCAGAGAGTCG GGTCTGAGTGCCCGGACCGCTTGGCTATGGACTTTGGTGGGGCTGGTGCCGCCCAGCAAGGGCTGACTGACAGCTGCCAGTCTGGAG GTGTTCCCACAGCTGTGCAGAACTTAGCGCCTCGTGccgctgttgctgctgctcctcGGGCTGTTGCACCTTACAAATATGCCTCCAGCATCCGCAGTCCTCACCCGGCCATCCAGCCCCTGCAG GCACCCCAGCCTGCGGTCCACGTGCAGGGGCAGGAGCCGCTGACCGCCTCCATGCTGGCTGCAGCACCCCCCCAGGAACAGAAGCAGATGCTGG GTGAACGTCTGTTCCCACTCATCCAGACGATGCACTCGAACCTGGCTGGGAAGATAACTGGGATGCTGCTGGAGATCGACAACTCAGAGCTGCTGCACATGCTGGAGTCCCCCGAGTCTCTCCGCTCCAAG GTGGATGAGGCTGTGGCGGTCCTTCAGGCTCATCATGCCAAGAAAGAAGCTGCTCAGAAGGTGGgcgctgttgctgctgctacctCTTAG
- the PABPC4 gene encoding polyadenylate-binding protein 4 isoform X4: MNAAASSYPMASLYVGDLHSDVTEAMLYEKFSPAGPVLSIRVCRDMITRRSLGYAYVNFQQPADAERALDTMNFDVIKGKPIRIMWSQRDPSLRKSGVGNVFIKNLDKSIDNKALYDTFSAFGNILSCKVVCDENGSKGYAFVHFETQEAADKAIEKMNGMLLNDRKVFVGRFKSRKEREAELGAKAKEFTNVYIKNFGEEVDDENLKELFSQFGKTLSVKVMRDPSGKSKGFGFVSYEKHEDANKAVEEMNGKEITGKVIFVGRAQKKVERQAELKRKFEQLKQERISRYQGVNLYIKNLDDTIDDEKLRKEFSPFGSITSAKVMLEDGRSKGFGFVCFSSPEEATKAVTEMNGRIVGSKPLYVALAQRKEERKAHLTNQYMQRVAGMRALPANAILNQFQPAAGGYFVPAVPQAQGRPPYYTPNQLAQMRPNPRWQQGFQGMPSAIRQSGPRPALRHLAPTGSECPDRLAMDFGGAGAAQQGLTDSCQSGGVPTAVQNLAPRAAVAAAPRAVAPYKYASSIRSPHPAIQPLQAPQPAVHVQGQEPLTASMLAAAPPQEQKQMLGERLFPLIQTMHSNLAGKITGMLLEIDNSELLHMLESPESLRSKVDEAVAVLQAHHAKKEAAQKVGAVAAATS; the protein is encoded by the exons atgaACGCTGCGGCCAGCAGCTACCCCATGGCCTCCCTGTACGTGGGTGACCTGCACTCGGACGTCACCGAGGCCATGCTGTACGAAAAGTTCAGTCCTGCGGGGCCTGTGCTGTCCATCCGGGTCTGCCGCGATATGATCACCCGCCGCTCCCTGGGTTATGCCTACGTCAACTTCCAGCAGCCGGCTGACG CTGAGCGGGCCTTGGACACCATGAACTTTGATGTAATTAAGGGAAAGCCGATCCGGATCATGTGGTCTCAGAGGGACCCGTCTCTGAGAAAATCTGGTGTGGGAAACGTCTTCATCAAGAACCTGGACAAATCTATAGATAACAAGGCACTTTATGATACTTTTTCTGCTTTTGGGAACATTCTGTCCTGCAAG GTGGTGTGTGATGAGAACGGCTCTAAGGGTTATGCCTTTGTCCACTTCGAGACCCAGGAGGCTGCCGACAAGGCCATCGAGAAGATGAACGGCATGCTCCTCAATGACCGCAAAGT GTTTGTGGGCAGATTCAAGTCTCGAAAAGAGCGGGAAGCCGAACTTGGAGCCAAAGCCAAGGAATTCACCAATGTTTACATCAAAAACTTTGGGGAAGAGGTTGATGATGAGAATCTGAAAGAGCTATTTAGCCAGTTTG GTAAGACCCTAAGTGTCAAGGTGATGAGAGATCCCAGTGGGAAATCCAAAGGCTTTGGCTTTGTGAGTTACGAAAAACACGAGGATGCCAATAAG GCTGTGGaagagatgaatggaaaagaaatcacTGGGAAGGTCATTTTCGTTGGCCGTGCACAAAAGAAAGTGGAGCGGCAGGCCGAGTTAAAGCGAAAATTTGAACAGCTGAAGCAGGAGAGGATTAGTCGCTATCAG GGGGTGAATCTCTACATTAAGAACTTGGATGACACCATCGATGACGAGAAGTTAAGGAAAGAGTTTTCTCCTTTTGGGTCAATCACCAGTGCTAAG gtGATGCtggaggatgggagaagcaaagggtTTGGCTTTGTCTGCTTCTCATCCCCTGAAGAGGCAACCAAAGCAGTCACAGAGATGAATGGACGCATCGTGGGCTCCAAGCCACTTTATGTCGCTCTGGcccagagaaaggaggagagaaaggctcACCTGACCAACCAATATATGCAGCGGGTGGCCGGGATGAGGGCACTGCCCGCCAATGCCATCTTAAATCAGTTTCAGCCTGCAGCTGGGGGCTACTTTGTGCCAGCAGTTCCACAG GCTCAGGGAAGACCTCCATATTACACACCTAACCAGTTAGCACAGATGAGGCCTAATCCACGCTGGCAGCAAG GCTTCCAAGGAATGCCAAGTGCTATACGCCAGTCTGGGCCTCGTCCAGCTCTTCGCCATCTGGCTCCAACTG GGTCTGAGTGCCCGGACCGCTTGGCTATGGACTTTGGTGGGGCTGGTGCCGCCCAGCAAGGGCTGACTGACAGCTGCCAGTCTGGAG GTGTTCCCACAGCTGTGCAGAACTTAGCGCCTCGTGccgctgttgctgctgctcctcGGGCTGTTGCACCTTACAAATATGCCTCCAGCATCCGCAGTCCTCACCCGGCCATCCAGCCCCTGCAG GCACCCCAGCCTGCGGTCCACGTGCAGGGGCAGGAGCCGCTGACCGCCTCCATGCTGGCTGCAGCACCCCCCCAGGAACAGAAGCAGATGCTGG GTGAACGTCTGTTCCCACTCATCCAGACGATGCACTCGAACCTGGCTGGGAAGATAACTGGGATGCTGCTGGAGATCGACAACTCAGAGCTGCTGCACATGCTGGAGTCCCCCGAGTCTCTCCGCTCCAAG GTGGATGAGGCTGTGGCGGTCCTTCAGGCTCATCATGCCAAGAAAGAAGCTGCTCAGAAGGTGGgcgctgttgctgctgctacctCTTAG
- the PABPC4 gene encoding polyadenylate-binding protein 4 isoform X1 — translation MNAAASSYPMASLYVGDLHSDVTEAMLYEKFSPAGPVLSIRVCRDMITRRSLGYAYVNFQQPADAERALDTMNFDVIKGKPIRIMWSQRDPSLRKSGVGNVFIKNLDKSIDNKALYDTFSAFGNILSCKVVCDENGSKGYAFVHFETQEAADKAIEKMNGMLLNDRKVFVGRFKSRKEREAELGAKAKEFTNVYIKNFGEEVDDENLKELFSQFGKTLSVKVMRDPSGKSKGFGFVSYEKHEDANKAVEEMNGKEITGKVIFVGRAQKKVERQAELKRKFEQLKQERISRYQGVNLYIKNLDDTIDDEKLRKEFSPFGSITSAKVMLEDGRSKGFGFVCFSSPEEATKAVTEMNGRIVGSKPLYVALAQRKEERKAHLTNQYMQRVAGMRALPANAILNQFQPAAGGYFVPAVPQAQGRPPYYTPNQLAQMRPNPRWQQGGRPQGFQGMPSAIRQSGPRPALRHLAPTGNAPASRGLPTTAQRVGSECPDRLAMDFGGAGAAQQGLTDSCQSGGVPTAVQNLAPRAAVAAAPRAVAPYKYASSIRSPHPAIQPLQAPQPAVHVQGQEPLTASMLAAAPPQEQKQMLGERLFPLIQTMHSNLAGKITGMLLEIDNSELLHMLESPESLRSKVDEAVAVLQAHHAKKEAAQKVGAVAAATS, via the exons atgaACGCTGCGGCCAGCAGCTACCCCATGGCCTCCCTGTACGTGGGTGACCTGCACTCGGACGTCACCGAGGCCATGCTGTACGAAAAGTTCAGTCCTGCGGGGCCTGTGCTGTCCATCCGGGTCTGCCGCGATATGATCACCCGCCGCTCCCTGGGTTATGCCTACGTCAACTTCCAGCAGCCGGCTGACG CTGAGCGGGCCTTGGACACCATGAACTTTGATGTAATTAAGGGAAAGCCGATCCGGATCATGTGGTCTCAGAGGGACCCGTCTCTGAGAAAATCTGGTGTGGGAAACGTCTTCATCAAGAACCTGGACAAATCTATAGATAACAAGGCACTTTATGATACTTTTTCTGCTTTTGGGAACATTCTGTCCTGCAAG GTGGTGTGTGATGAGAACGGCTCTAAGGGTTATGCCTTTGTCCACTTCGAGACCCAGGAGGCTGCCGACAAGGCCATCGAGAAGATGAACGGCATGCTCCTCAATGACCGCAAAGT GTTTGTGGGCAGATTCAAGTCTCGAAAAGAGCGGGAAGCCGAACTTGGAGCCAAAGCCAAGGAATTCACCAATGTTTACATCAAAAACTTTGGGGAAGAGGTTGATGATGAGAATCTGAAAGAGCTATTTAGCCAGTTTG GTAAGACCCTAAGTGTCAAGGTGATGAGAGATCCCAGTGGGAAATCCAAAGGCTTTGGCTTTGTGAGTTACGAAAAACACGAGGATGCCAATAAG GCTGTGGaagagatgaatggaaaagaaatcacTGGGAAGGTCATTTTCGTTGGCCGTGCACAAAAGAAAGTGGAGCGGCAGGCCGAGTTAAAGCGAAAATTTGAACAGCTGAAGCAGGAGAGGATTAGTCGCTATCAG GGGGTGAATCTCTACATTAAGAACTTGGATGACACCATCGATGACGAGAAGTTAAGGAAAGAGTTTTCTCCTTTTGGGTCAATCACCAGTGCTAAG gtGATGCtggaggatgggagaagcaaagggtTTGGCTTTGTCTGCTTCTCATCCCCTGAAGAGGCAACCAAAGCAGTCACAGAGATGAATGGACGCATCGTGGGCTCCAAGCCACTTTATGTCGCTCTGGcccagagaaaggaggagagaaaggctcACCTGACCAACCAATATATGCAGCGGGTGGCCGGGATGAGGGCACTGCCCGCCAATGCCATCTTAAATCAGTTTCAGCCTGCAGCTGGGGGCTACTTTGTGCCAGCAGTTCCACAG GCTCAGGGAAGACCTCCATATTACACACCTAACCAGTTAGCACAGATGAGGCCTAATCCACGCTGGCAGCAAGGTGGGAGACCTCAAG GCTTCCAAGGAATGCCAAGTGCTATACGCCAGTCTGGGCCTCGTCCAGCTCTTCGCCATCTGGCTCCAACTGGTAATGCTCCGGCCTCTCGCGGCCTCCCTACTACCGCTCAGAGAGTCG GGTCTGAGTGCCCGGACCGCTTGGCTATGGACTTTGGTGGGGCTGGTGCCGCCCAGCAAGGGCTGACTGACAGCTGCCAGTCTGGAG GTGTTCCCACAGCTGTGCAGAACTTAGCGCCTCGTGccgctgttgctgctgctcctcGGGCTGTTGCACCTTACAAATATGCCTCCAGCATCCGCAGTCCTCACCCGGCCATCCAGCCCCTGCAG GCACCCCAGCCTGCGGTCCACGTGCAGGGGCAGGAGCCGCTGACCGCCTCCATGCTGGCTGCAGCACCCCCCCAGGAACAGAAGCAGATGCTGG GTGAACGTCTGTTCCCACTCATCCAGACGATGCACTCGAACCTGGCTGGGAAGATAACTGGGATGCTGCTGGAGATCGACAACTCAGAGCTGCTGCACATGCTGGAGTCCCCCGAGTCTCTCCGCTCCAAG GTGGATGAGGCTGTGGCGGTCCTTCAGGCTCATCATGCCAAGAAAGAAGCTGCTCAGAAGGTGGgcgctgttgctgctgctacctCTTAG
- the PABPC4 gene encoding polyadenylate-binding protein 4 isoform X7 → MNAAASSYPMASLYVGDLHSDVTEAMLYEKFSPAGPVLSIRVCRDMITRRSLGYAYVNFQQPADAERALDTMNFDVIKGKPIRIMWSQRDPSLRKSGVGNVFIKNLDKSIDNKALYDTFSAFGNILSCKVVCDENGSKGYAFVHFETQEAADKAIEKMNGMLLNDRKVFVGRFKSRKEREAELGAKAKEFTNVYIKNFGEEVDDENLKELFSQFGKTLSVKVMRDPSGKSKGFGFVSYEKHEDANKAVEEMNGKEITGKVIFVGRAQKKVERQAELKRKFEQLKQERISRYQGVNLYIKNLDDTIDDEKLRKEFSPFGSITSAKVMLEDGRSKGFGFVCFSSPEEATKAVTEMNGRIVGSKPLYVALAQRKEERKAHLTNQYMQRVAGMRALPANAILNQFQPAAGGYFVPAVPQAQGRPPYYTPNQLAQMRPNPRWQQGGRPQGFQGMPSAIRQSGPRPALRHLAPTGVPTAVQNLAPRAAVAAAPRAVAPYKYASSIRSPHPAIQPLQAPQPAVHVQGQEPLTASMLAAAPPQEQKQMLGERLFPLIQTMHSNLAGKITGMLLEIDNSELLHMLESPESLRSKVDEAVAVLQAHHAKKEAAQKVGAVAAATS, encoded by the exons atgaACGCTGCGGCCAGCAGCTACCCCATGGCCTCCCTGTACGTGGGTGACCTGCACTCGGACGTCACCGAGGCCATGCTGTACGAAAAGTTCAGTCCTGCGGGGCCTGTGCTGTCCATCCGGGTCTGCCGCGATATGATCACCCGCCGCTCCCTGGGTTATGCCTACGTCAACTTCCAGCAGCCGGCTGACG CTGAGCGGGCCTTGGACACCATGAACTTTGATGTAATTAAGGGAAAGCCGATCCGGATCATGTGGTCTCAGAGGGACCCGTCTCTGAGAAAATCTGGTGTGGGAAACGTCTTCATCAAGAACCTGGACAAATCTATAGATAACAAGGCACTTTATGATACTTTTTCTGCTTTTGGGAACATTCTGTCCTGCAAG GTGGTGTGTGATGAGAACGGCTCTAAGGGTTATGCCTTTGTCCACTTCGAGACCCAGGAGGCTGCCGACAAGGCCATCGAGAAGATGAACGGCATGCTCCTCAATGACCGCAAAGT GTTTGTGGGCAGATTCAAGTCTCGAAAAGAGCGGGAAGCCGAACTTGGAGCCAAAGCCAAGGAATTCACCAATGTTTACATCAAAAACTTTGGGGAAGAGGTTGATGATGAGAATCTGAAAGAGCTATTTAGCCAGTTTG GTAAGACCCTAAGTGTCAAGGTGATGAGAGATCCCAGTGGGAAATCCAAAGGCTTTGGCTTTGTGAGTTACGAAAAACACGAGGATGCCAATAAG GCTGTGGaagagatgaatggaaaagaaatcacTGGGAAGGTCATTTTCGTTGGCCGTGCACAAAAGAAAGTGGAGCGGCAGGCCGAGTTAAAGCGAAAATTTGAACAGCTGAAGCAGGAGAGGATTAGTCGCTATCAG GGGGTGAATCTCTACATTAAGAACTTGGATGACACCATCGATGACGAGAAGTTAAGGAAAGAGTTTTCTCCTTTTGGGTCAATCACCAGTGCTAAG gtGATGCtggaggatgggagaagcaaagggtTTGGCTTTGTCTGCTTCTCATCCCCTGAAGAGGCAACCAAAGCAGTCACAGAGATGAATGGACGCATCGTGGGCTCCAAGCCACTTTATGTCGCTCTGGcccagagaaaggaggagagaaaggctcACCTGACCAACCAATATATGCAGCGGGTGGCCGGGATGAGGGCACTGCCCGCCAATGCCATCTTAAATCAGTTTCAGCCTGCAGCTGGGGGCTACTTTGTGCCAGCAGTTCCACAG GCTCAGGGAAGACCTCCATATTACACACCTAACCAGTTAGCACAGATGAGGCCTAATCCACGCTGGCAGCAAGGTGGGAGACCTCAAG GCTTCCAAGGAATGCCAAGTGCTATACGCCAGTCTGGGCCTCGTCCAGCTCTTCGCCATCTGGCTCCAACTG GTGTTCCCACAGCTGTGCAGAACTTAGCGCCTCGTGccgctgttgctgctgctcctcGGGCTGTTGCACCTTACAAATATGCCTCCAGCATCCGCAGTCCTCACCCGGCCATCCAGCCCCTGCAG GCACCCCAGCCTGCGGTCCACGTGCAGGGGCAGGAGCCGCTGACCGCCTCCATGCTGGCTGCAGCACCCCCCCAGGAACAGAAGCAGATGCTGG GTGAACGTCTGTTCCCACTCATCCAGACGATGCACTCGAACCTGGCTGGGAAGATAACTGGGATGCTGCTGGAGATCGACAACTCAGAGCTGCTGCACATGCTGGAGTCCCCCGAGTCTCTCCGCTCCAAG GTGGATGAGGCTGTGGCGGTCCTTCAGGCTCATCATGCCAAGAAAGAAGCTGCTCAGAAGGTGGgcgctgttgctgctgctacctCTTAG